From one Gimesia sp. genomic stretch:
- the murG gene encoding undecaprenyldiphospho-muramoylpentapeptide beta-N-acetylglucosaminyltransferase — MMTESRLKKRSLIFAGGGTGGHLLPGIAVAEQLASMDDFSITFIGSNRPVEQQIIERSGYQHLGLASSPSNELKSAPWRFFWNNGRACLQARRILRAERPAAVIGLGGFASVPVILAASWLNIPIVLLEQNIIPGRSNRFLFSRANVICTSFAETRLPEPRSGRPMIAFTGNPVREQMMHLETTQESEPSEMLLLVLGGSQGARAVNQAVLALLEQGRDALPHRLHVVHQTGETDWKHAVQEYQKLQEHDSELRVTVEPFIDDLAEWYSKADLVISRAGATTLAELACTGCPTVLIPYPNSIGDHQLINAQFYEAEGAAVLVEQMTHAEETARNLQTAVVELLHDSTKRNSLSEAMKKLALPEASRKVAVEIMALISH; from the coding sequence ATGATGACCGAATCCCGTCTTAAGAAACGATCTCTTATTTTTGCCGGCGGTGGCACTGGCGGTCATCTGCTTCCCGGAATTGCGGTAGCAGAACAACTCGCCTCAATGGACGACTTTTCGATTACTTTTATTGGTTCCAATCGACCAGTCGAGCAACAGATTATTGAACGTTCGGGATATCAGCATCTCGGACTGGCTTCTTCTCCCAGTAACGAGTTGAAAAGCGCTCCCTGGAGATTCTTCTGGAATAACGGACGTGCCTGTCTGCAGGCGCGGCGGATTTTGCGGGCGGAACGACCGGCTGCGGTGATTGGACTGGGCGGGTTTGCCAGTGTGCCTGTGATTCTGGCAGCCAGCTGGCTTAATATTCCGATTGTATTGTTAGAGCAGAACATCATTCCCGGTCGATCCAACAGGTTTCTATTCTCTCGCGCCAACGTAATCTGTACTTCTTTTGCTGAAACCCGTCTTCCTGAGCCCCGCTCAGGAAGACCCATGATTGCCTTTACTGGTAATCCAGTGCGTGAGCAGATGATGCATCTTGAGACCACCCAAGAGAGCGAACCATCAGAGATGTTGTTGCTGGTTCTGGGTGGCAGCCAGGGGGCACGAGCGGTGAATCAGGCGGTACTCGCTTTGTTAGAACAGGGGCGAGATGCCCTGCCTCACAGACTGCATGTCGTGCATCAGACAGGAGAGACGGACTGGAAGCACGCGGTGCAGGAATATCAGAAGCTGCAGGAACACGATTCCGAATTGCGCGTAACCGTTGAACCCTTTATTGATGATCTGGCGGAATGGTATTCAAAGGCCGATCTCGTGATTTCGCGGGCGGGAGCCACGACTCTGGCAGAGCTGGCCTGCACGGGGTGTCCGACGGTATTGATTCCCTATCCAAATTCGATCGGCGATCATCAACTGATTAATGCTCAATTCTATGAAGCAGAAGGAGCTGCGGTGCTGGTAGAGCAGATGACTCATGCCGAAGAGACCGCGCGCAACCTACAGACCGCAGTAGTCGAACTATTGCATGATTCTACGAAACGGAATTCATTGTCTGAGGCCATGAAGAAGCTGGCTCTACCCGAGGCTTCCCGGAAGGTGGCAGTTGAAATCATGGCTCTGATTTCTCATTGA